One Ranitomeya imitator isolate aRanImi1 chromosome 4, aRanImi1.pri, whole genome shotgun sequence genomic window, atttggtgcctttgttcttccagcatgtggttcgtttacatggcattcctgagaatattgtttctgacagaggttcccagtttgtctcgaggttctggcgagccttttgtggtaggatgggcattgacctatctttttcctcggccttccatcctcagactaatggccagaccgaacgaaccaatcagaccttggaaacatatctgagatgttttgtttccgctgaccaggatgattgggtgtcatttttgccgttggctgagttcgcccttaataatcgggccagctcggctaccttggtctctccatttttctgcaattctgggttccatcctcgtttctcttcaggacaggttgagtcttcggactgtcctggtgtggattatgtggtggacaggttgcagcagatctggactcaggtagtggacaatttgaccttgtcccaggagaaggctcagcttttcgctaatcgcagacgccgtgtgggaccccgacttcgtgttggggatctggtttggttatcttctcgtcatatacctatgaaggtttcctctcctaaatttaaacctcgttttattggtccgtataggatttctgagattctcaatccggtgtcttttcgtctgaccctcccagactccttttccatacataatgtattccataggtcgttgttgaggagatacgtggcacctatggttccatctgtggagcctcctgcccctgttttggtggagggggaattggagtatattgtggagaagattttggattctcgtgtctctagacggaaactccagtatctggtcaaatggaagggttatgctcaggaagataattcctgggtttttgcctctgatgtccatgccccagatcttgttcgtgcctttcatgtggctcatcctggtcggcctgggggttctggtgagggttcggtgacccctcctcaaggggggggtactgttgtgaattctgtggctgagttcacttctgtggtcacaagtggtattgcagtctctgggcttcctccctcaggtgttttggtgagctcgttggctgccttgctatttagctccacctgagtctgtcttccttgctccttgtcaatgttccagtgttggatctgagctactgcatctttccttgggcctgctgctctgctagataagtgcttctagtttgttttctgttttttctgtccagcttgttattatcttttgctggaagctctgagaagcaaaggggtgcaccgccgtgctgttagttcggcacggtgggtctttttgcccctttgcgtggttttcgttttagggttttttgtagactgcatagttctctttgctatcctcgctctgtctagaatatcgggcctcactttgctgaatctatttcattcctacgtttgtcttttcatcttgctaacagtcattatatgtgggggctgcctattcctttggggtatttctctgaggtaagtcaggcttgtatttccatcttcaggctagtcagctcctcaggcagtgccgagttgcataggtagttgataggcgcaatccactgctgcttccagttgtgtgaggatagatcaggtactgcagtctacagagattccacgtctcagagctcgtcctattgttttgggttattgccagatctctgtatgtgcgctgattactgcacgctgtgttgcctgattgccagccataacacattatacagtttgggggctaatgcagaggccattatacagtttggaggctaatgcggggccattatacagtttggggctaATGCGgaagccattatacagtttggaggctaatgcgggggccattatacagtttggggctaATGTGGAGGCCATTCTAAAGTTTGGAGGCTAATGCGAAGGCTATTAAATGGTTTTGGGGGCTAATGTgaggaccattatacagtttggaggttaatgagggggatattatacagtttggaggctaatgcggaggccattatacagtttgggggctaatgcggGGCCATTGCACAGTTAAGGGGCTAATGCAGGAgccgttatacagtttggaggctaatgCGGAGGTTGCTTTACAGTTtaggagctaatgcgggggccattatactgtttggaggctaatgcggggtccattatacagtttgggtacTAATGTGGGGGCAATTATAAAGTTTGAGGGCTAAtgcggggaccattatactgtttggaggcaaatgtgggaaccattatacagtttggaggctaatacAGTGGCTAGTATACTGTCTGGAGGCAAATGCGggaaccattatacagtttgggggcttaTACGGGGGCTATTATGCAGTTTGGAGGCTAAtgcagaggccattatacagtttagtGGCTagcgtgggggccattatactgtttggagactaatacggaggccattatacagtttgggggctaatgcaggggcaattatacagtttgagggctaatttgagggccattatactgtttggaggcaaATGCGggaaccattatacagtttgggggctaatatgggggccattatactgtttggaggctaATGCAGGGGCCACTATATAGTTTGGggcctaatgcgggggccattataaagtTTGGAGACTAAtacggaggccattatacagtttggaggctaatgcgggggccattatacagttgggggctaatgtgggggccattatacagtttggagactAATACAGAGGTTATTATACAGTTTaggggctaatgcgggggccattatacagtttggaggctaatgcgggtgccattatacagtttgggggctaatgcgaaggccattatactgtttggaggctaATGCGTGAACCATTATACAGTTTGTGGGCTAATGggggggctattatacagtttggaggctaatgcagaggctattatacagtttgggggctaatgcaggggtcattatactgtttggaggttaatgcaggggccattatatagtttggAGGCTAGTGCGGGGCCATTAtgcagtttgggggctaatgtgaGGGCCATTAATCATACAGTATgtgcattacagattacaaaataaaataggattaacgttgaaaagagaacacttacaggtcgttatgtcatggtatcatcttggctggcctgtggcttagaaggataaatacatccaggtgCATAGAACAGCTTTGCTGAGCTGATGTTATCTCACTTGCTGGgccaagactaaaggtaccgtcacactgaacgatatcgctagcgatccgtgacgttgcagcgtcctggctagcgatatcgttgagtttgacaggcagcagcgatcaggatcctgctgtgatgtcgttggtcgctgcagaaagtccagcactttatttcgtcgctggactccctgcagacatcgctgaatcggcgtgtgtgacgccgattcagcgatgtcttcactggtaaccagggtaaacatcgggttactaagcgcagggacgcgcttagtaacccgatgtttaccctggttaccatcgtaaaagtaaaaaaaaacaaacactacatacttatcttccgctgtctgtccccggcgctgtgctttcctgcactggctgtgagcgccggccagccggaaagcacagcggtgacgtcaccgctctgctttccggccgctgtgctcacagtcagtgcaggaaagcacagcgccggtgacagacagcggaaggtaagtatgtagtgtttgttttttttacttttacgatggtaaccagggtaaacatcgggttactaagcgcggccctgcgcttagtaacccgatgtttaccctggttaccggcattgttggtcgctggagagctgtctgtgtgacagctctccagcgaccaaacagcgacgctgcagcgatcgacatcgttgtcgttatcgctgcagcgtcactgagtgtgaaggtacctttactcccatCTCAGCAGGGGTTAAGATATGCCCTCTGTCATGACATCCCTAAGTGGGCTGAGTAATGATATGCACTGCTCCTCTACTTATTTACATTTTTAAAGTCCCAGACAAAGACATTCTTTTGCCAAGGGGAGAAGGGAACCAGTGGCTTTACAGGATTGGTCAGCTGAAGTTTATTGTTCAATATATTTTTATTGAGCAACAAGGTAATAATCACAAACATTATAAATGTAACCATTCACATtaataaagaaaaagaagaaaaaaacaacattCAACACTCTTCCTTCTCATCAGCAATACCGCCACCACCAAGATTCATCCTACAACAATATATATGTTCAAATTGCATATATCATGAGAAGAGGTAAAATGGGCCGAATGGGCAAGAAAAAGAGAATAAAGAATAAaagagaatgttaaaaaaaaagaaaagaagagaacGGAGATCAGTACAGGTATAGTAATAGGACTTCAGTAAACTAAGGCCTGGCAAATGTTCCACTATAGGAGACGGGGCAATGTACCTTGAGTTATCCAGAGTTGTAAATGTTGTGCCTCTTTAAATTGGTCATCTGCAGTttaaaagccacaccctgctcacatgtTAGTATCAAGTTGCACAGTGTCTCTGCAACAGGGCTTTGTTTGTGGTATGAGCGAGTGCAGAGGGGGAAGAAAGGGGGTCGAAGCTGCAGTGTGTGTGTAGAAAGCCATGTAACCTTCTGAAACTAagctcacaatatgacatttttggcattatcgtgacactatctatctatagatctatctatcatttGATCTATTTATTTACAGATCTATttacacatctgtaagatgtgccaattccggcacttagcctctcatagcggtggcatgtggggtaataaggggttaatgtcacctttgtattgtaaggtgacattaagcccagttagtaatggagaggcgtcaataagatacctatccattattaatcctatagtagtgaaaaagtaaaaaaaagacacATCCAGGAAAAAGTatgttaatattcttaatttcaccatacttacaaccatgcctaattcctgcgacgccctcgatcgccttcaaaaaattaaaaataataaaccaaccgtatactccctgtccctcGCAGTTCAATTAATGAGTACAATTTAGCAaataaacgtgtgcacagcttcaataagaggtgcccaggtaggttccaacaccttaaccatatacaggtccttctcaaaaaattagcatatagtgttaaatttcattatttaccataatgtaatgattacaattaaactttcatatattatagattcattatccaccaactgaaatttgtcaggtcttttattgttttaatactgatgattttggcatacaactcctgataacccaaaaaacctgtctcaataaattagcatatcaagaaaaggttctctaaacgacctattaccctaatcttctgaatcaactaattaactctaaacacatgcaaaagatacctgaggcttttataaactccctgcctggttcattactcaaaacccccatcatgggtaaaggtactgtcacactagacgatatcgctagcgatccgtgacgttgcagcgtcctcgctagcgatatcgtccagtgtgacaggcagcagcgatcaggcccctgctgggagatcgctggtcggggaagaaagtccagaactttatttcgtcgctggactccccgtagacatcgctgaatcggcgtgtgtgacaccgatccagcgatgtcttcactggtaaccagggtaaacatcgggtaactaagcgcagggccgcgcttagtaacccgatgtttaccctggttaccagcgtaaaaaaacaaacagtacatacttacattcagctgtctgtcccttgccgtctggttcctgcactgactgctggccgtaaagtgaaagcagagcacagccacagcggtgagtcaccgctgtgtgactcaccgctgtgctgtgctttcactttcactttacggccagcagtcattgcaggaaccagacggcaagggacagacagatgtcaagaaggccatcattgacaccctcaagcaagagggtaagacccagaaagaaatttctcaacaaataggctgttcccagagtgctgtatcaaggcacctcaatggtaagtctgttggaaggaaacaatgtggcagaaaacgctgtacaacgagaagaggagaccggaccctgaggaagattgtggagaaggaccgattccagaccttggggaacctgaggaagcagtggactgagtctggtgtggaaacatccaaagccaccgtgcacaggcgtgtgcaggaaatgggctacaggtgccgcattccccaggtaaagccacttttgaaccataaacagcggcagaggcgcctgacctgggctacagagaagcagcactggactgttgctaagtggtcccaagtacttttttctgatgaaagcaaattttgcatgtcattcggaaatcaaggtgccagagtctggaggaagactggggagaaggaaatgccaaaatgcctaaagtccagtgtcaagtacccacagtcagtgatggtgtggggtgccatgtcagctgctggtgttggtccactgtgtttcatcaagggcagggtcaatgcagctagctatcaggagattttggagcacttcatgcttccatcggctgaaatgctttatggagatgaagatttcatttttcagcacgacctggcacctgctcacagtgccaaaaccactggtaaatggtttactgatcatggtattactgtgctcaattggcctgccaactctcctgacctgaaccccatagagaatctgtgggatattgtgaagagaaagttgagagacgcaagacccaacactctggatgagcttaaggccgctattgaagcatcctgggcctccataacatctcagcagtgtcacaggctgattgcctccatgccacgccgcattgaagcagtcatttctgcaaaaggattcccgaccaagtattgagtgcataactgaacattattatttgatgatttttttgtttgttattaaaaaacacttttatttgattggatgggtgaaatatgctaatttattgagacaggttttttgggttatcaggagttgtatgccaaaatcatcagtattaaaacaataaaagacctgacaaatttcagttggtggataatgaatctataatatatgaaagtttaattgtaatcattacattatggtaaataatgaaatttaacactatatgctaattttttgagaaggacctgtataagaaaaaacctggcactcaacttatataTAGGCGGTTTATTATTCAAGtaacaaaaacgtttcggtcaccaaTTTGACCATCATCAGTTACGTATTGTAGATGGTGGTGGGGAAAATGTGCCAGAATAGGCAAGTCGTGATGAGCTTCCTTTGTTTGTAGGAAGAAGTGTGGTATGGGTAATGGTAGTTCAACCGAATGTATGGCGCAGCTGACGCGGTGTCCACGGTGACGTGTGTTATATGCACCtggtgacagtatgaactatactgtactcacagtggcggagggatacagtgtggaaggataccttacgtcattgtatcctggagcccctggagagcggtcacatcagctgatgtgacagctctccacgggagatcgtcatgggataatcgttattacatggattactgcggatcagggagtatattgttggtttattattttaatattttttacaggtgatcaataGCTTCGGGGACAAGGTGATtggatatgttgtatgtactgtatgtactgtatgttctgtatatgtgttattttatttttttttacacatgaacaaagtagccgaatgatgggactatACTGTTCCATCATTcagctacctgtcactgtagcaggcatagccagatgggatgCCTGCCTACAGACAgaaccacacacacacagccccgcacacacacagccccacgatCCCCACACAAGCCTGCGATCCCCACACAGCCAACGATTCCCACACAGCCCAACGATCCCCGCACAGACCCGTGATCCCCGCACAGCCCCCGATCCCCGCACAGCCCGCAATCCCCGCACAGCCCGCGATCACCACACAGCCCGCAATTCCAGCACAACCCTGCGATCCCTGCACAGCCCACGATCCCCGCACAGccccatgatccccacacagcccgcAATTCAAGCACAACACCGCGATCCCTGCACAGCCCGCGATCCCCGCACAGCCTGCAATCCATGCACAGCCCCACGATCCCCACACATACCGCAATCCTCGCACAACCCCGCGATCCCCGCACAGCCCATGATCCCCGAACAGCCTGCAATCCATGCACAGCCCCATGATCCCTGCATAGCCCCAGACTTCCGCACACAGATGCACAAACACACAGCCCGCAGACcaccacagacacacaaacacacagcccgcagacacgcacatcttctctgcacacacagtctccgcccacacacatagtccccacccacactccacccacacactcttccccctcccgatctgcagcgtttcttccagatcctgtggttttgctgcagatttgactgaatcaatggaagtcaatgggtgcagaaaggctgcagatccacaaaaagaattgacatggtcctttattGAATGGAGTGAAATCAAATAGTAGAAAGCAGCAATGTACGAAAAAGGGCTGGAAGATTTCCTTgacacacataacattgcgggttatagttaaattagtgacgaaatgtggagaaaggttgaacttgttggacctaggtcttttttcaacctacgtaACAATGTAACTGTATAGCTGTGAAGGAATCAGGTGAGATATAACACATGCTAAAAAGCAGCAGCATAGATGGCAttacacagcagtactgagctgtgtagctgtgaatcctgaAGATGATGAGGCTAATTTGAATATCACGCTAACCTAGTCTCAACCTGACAATGTAACTCTACTGCAATAGCTGATCAGAGGTAAAAAGCACAGACAACAGTGGACACAGAGAAGAAGATATCAGTGATCACACCTTTCTCATATATACAAAATATTTTATTACAAATTACATTCAATTAGTCATAAATGTACACATTCATTTCATAGATTTATTACAAGTCAAAATAAAGTCTGAGCCTGGACAGTAATATAAAACTATTGGCATTAAATtctctttttcacaaaaatgtaataTTGAAGCTGTACCCCTGCATGCCCTAACTCTGCCCATAAATGTCAAAGCTCCACCCTCTGTATTATGAAGGGCCCAATAATCTATTAATGATAACATCGTAGGGAAGGGTAGTTTTTATTGGTGTGTCAAATTTTGTTCTTTCGAATCTGGAATATttgggatataactactataatactgcccctcgtggacaataatataactactataatactgcccctagtggacaataatataactactataatactacccctagtggacaataatataactactataatactacccctagtgGACAAATTTATAAtttctataatattgccccctagtgGACAATATAGCTACTATATTGCTGCCCCACTGGAGAATAAGAATTTAACTACTTCCCAATAGATGAAATACATCTGCTATAATACTACAAAATATAGATTGTTATCCTGAAACTTTACCCTCTTACCTGACTTGCAATCGAAATTCATTGGTATTAATCTAGTGTTAGGATGACCCTCAAAATAGATAAAGGACACCTCTGGAGTGGGCAAACATACACCTGAAAAGGTGTTtgtcacatattattattattacaacctTATATAACACCATGAGTTATGTTGGAGGACCATTTTCACATTTGCAGTACTGCTTATTGACCACTAGTGGCAGCAAAGGTAAAACAATTAATAAGGACAACATCTACAGGAAATATCTAATGGATTCTTCTAGTTACTGATTTTAATGGCAATGACTTTGAAACATATTTCATACTTTGCAGGCTGTTCATTGTAACTATTATCTTAACCTATCCTAAATTTTTGCATTTTGGTATCGTGTaagtttttgcattatttcactttTGTAGATTGTATATTGCACTGAGTCTTGATGAGTTAACTTAGGATTCATCATTTAGCTTGATCTAATGAATGGGTAGTTCTAATTCCTTTATTAACCTTTTTCTGGACTCCTCCgtactgatttatgaccacatcaatagaatagctgaactttgatgtggtcgtAAATCAAAACGGGCATCTCTGTATTAATCTTCTCCCAAAAAACTATGTCAATCCCTTTCGGCCTTTATTTGCAGACAATATCCCACTTACTTGTAAGCATATCGTAGGGTAAAAATGCTTTAATGCCTTGTTTTTACTCTTAATGACACATTTGTGGACTCGTCAAATTCAACACAAAAGAGAATTAAGTAAAATTATGCTTGGTACCAAAATCAGCGTTGACAAGTTAGTGTTTCCATTTATAGGATTATTGTCCTGTAGTTTGGATAAATGAAGCAGAACTCTCCATCCAAAGTAGTAAATGTTCCTTCTGATGATTCTCCTTCATTTCATGACCCAATTTTCTCAAAACCATCGAGTACACAATAAACGAGGATAGAAATGACAAATACAACTTCCATTCAATAGCAGGATGGAGTCAGCAGGTAGAGTTCAGATGGTCAGGGATGGTCACCAGAGGTTGAAAAAGACAAGTGGTCGCCCCTTGAAAGATTGACTTGATACAACACAATAATGAACAGTAAATACATCATTTCTCAAGTCCAGCGACCCAAAGCCCAACATAACCTGTGCAAAACATGACATTTTTAATAATTCTGAAGACCAAAATCATAAAATTCATAAAGCTTGGTACTCTATTAACCATTGATGACCATCGactttataaaaatataaaactaatAGAAATAATCGATTCACAACATGAGGTTTGGAAGACAAGTCCACCAAATGGACGGTTGTAAAATTTACAATGGGATTTGACTTTAAAACGTCTTCATGGCTgtcctggttctgtccatgagtgtCACATTGCCATTCACCCAATTTCAACCTCATTCCTTAGCGTAGACCCAGGATCATGCTCCAGTGGTTGTCGTTTGTGAGTGTCCATTCTCAAACCTCGTAGGCGTCTTTCGTAACTTTCCCTCAAATAAAATATAAATGGCTAATCCAACATTCACGGTGATTGTGTAGGTCCTTTAGCGGTAGATTATTCGATAGACAAAAATTATAAGAATAAATCACAAATTACAGACTGTTGTGGATATTTTCAACattttacaaaattttcaaaaatagtaaaaaaaaattgtagattTTCCATAGGGGCTTTACTATTATTGGGAGTTAAGCAGCTTTGAGGAAGGACGTTTTTTACGTTTTTCACCTTGATTTGGCCATCATTAAATGAGATGTTGTAGGCCTCAAGAGAACTTTTTTTGGCACCAACAGATCAATACATCCATCTCAGAAGTTTCATAAAAGAGCAGCGACGCTTAAACGTTTGACAACTGAAAATGCAGACGGACCGTAGCCAAAGACGGTAGAGCTTGAGGTGTGTGGGAAACGGACTTCACGCTTTGGAGGGTTTTTCAGTGTGCCTTATACAGTCCTTAGCCTCGCGAGCTATACGTATGCATTCTTCCCATATTTGGAGATGCTGTTACTGGATTCATATCGAGGAAGAGCAGTTTGAGGGGCAGCCTTAGCCGAAGATTGGTTATTCGCTTGGCGATAGTTATAGGTGTATCTCCTGTGGGAACATAGCAAATTAGAACAGTTATAAAATACTATACTATACTCCACCATGACATGTATATGGCAAGGTTTGGGGTAGTTGATATACTTTTTTATGATTGGGGTTCAGCTGCCATAAGTGCTACTCATTTAGGGATCCCACTGCATATTAGGGTACTTCCAGCTCTTGGATTTTCATGGCTTGGTGGTGTCCTGGGTTGCTTAGCTCATGGAACTATCCTGGTACTTACTGTTTAGCTTTGGTCACTTGTTTGTATGAACAACACATCAATCCTCCTCCGACAACATCCAGAAGGGCACCTGACCAGCCAAGGTAAAGAGCTGGACCGATCTCATATCTGTAGGAAAAGAGCAAACATTTTAGGGATGAGAGCAAGTTCGATAGAGCACCAATGAATTCACATTCCTAAAAAAGGAGAGTATAAACCAGTGGTCAGTGAATCATCTTGTGTGTTGTCCAACTTGTGGGCGAACTTTCCGACTAACTGTTGGAAACATATCAAGAAGTTCCTGGCAGTGACAAGGTTGGGATTTATCCTGACAATCACATTTCAGACTATCCAAAACAAAGGCAGATTGGCCAATATCTGGAAATAACAACTGGGAACATAGAGAAAAGTACACCATGAAGACCTCAACCACTGGTGGATCTGGAATGGAGCTTTGGTGGAGTGGGGTTAGTAACACTGAAAGTGAAGGAGTCTAGTTGATAATCAGTACGTACTTAGTTCCAGGGTACAAGGGATTGAAGAAGTCTTTGGTGATGTTGAAGGCATACCATGAGACCGAAATCCCAGCGCAGATACCTGGAGGGAAAAATAAAAAGAGATAGAAATATTGTAATGTATAGGAATACTTAGGGAGGGGAAGCTGCTCTGCGGGATGGTctacaccagtggtccccaactccaggcctcgagggccgccaacagtgcaggttttcaggatttccttagtattgcacaggggagtgcaggttttcaggatttccttagtattgcacaggggttggattccaacccctgtgcaatactaaggaaatcctgaaaacctgcactgttggcggccctcgaggcctggagttggggaccactggtctacacTGATTTTAAGATGTGCTA contains:
- the CLDN15 gene encoding claudin-15 isoform X2 — translated: MAAMKQRVKNLKGSEYFPYPLYIQTSQCLRWYLQASRALIISALVFGLLACLLGMLGLQCTKVADGNIALKGKLATASGALSIIAGICAGISVSWYAFNITKDFFNPLYPGTKYEIGPALYLGWSGALLDVVGGGLMCCSYKQVTKAKQRYTYNYRQANNQSSAKAAPQTALPRYESSNSISKYGKNAYV